catcgttaactgtCCAtgcttcctaacacgttctcgtaatgggcgcgtcgcacgctgtaaaccgccagaccaataccctagtaagtatcccccagtttgtgacatgtttgatgtctcgaatgagtgagtcaagtcgtgggacctgccgcaagaaatagcatacggtgctattaggttaaataactaagttatttaaggaattgatattcatgaaatatcgtgtatgctcgatgcatgtaatgcatcgcttttaagcaagcagctcaaaacaatcgatatgtatgaagcatcgttgttttaaagattgattgaacaagtcgcggattaagcgtcttaaaatggcagcacgtccaaatatcttcgagtgatcgtttggaggccgcatgggcgggccaccatctggtcggtcgctccctgtggcagagtggcggacggtaatcattgagacgcttcattgatcgcctaactttaatccaagccgtccgaccaagatggaaaagttggacggacgagatgatttacgacacatatttgATGTTGTTGacggattttagggttttttagaggtgcgcaacatccccaatttggcttgatcgaatccgaGCATATACACTAATTTTggagggaccgaccaggcatgcgtggagacggcccgccggcgtgcatgtctacacctctcggtcccacaaagattcgatctaggccactcaattttacCGGTAAAGAtaagtggtcgtgatcgatttgcgacagaaatacatttccgcaaaggtttaaaagccgtgtggcatgccacctttgggcgtgcatTTCGAGGAGACGgtccctagtctgcataggccagccgatcacacgcaaaggtggaccctaggtgatcacgttgacatccttgagacctcttgagtctatatctacacccaccgtttaggctggcgaagatggatggccatgatcgaactacgacagatgtgcattgccgcaaaccctaattagggttttgaatcggtcatgcacacgtgactttggccaagcgtTTTGGCACGCCGTGATCCTCCTCTTGGGAGATCGATCAAGTGGgaccatgttgggctgacggtgaacgcatgtgcaccttcatgatggtcctaaatgcgatctaagccatccgaataggctggctaagttggatggttgtgatcgatttaagacactagtggacttccgcaacccttagaagcatcacgcttgTCATGGTTAGAGTaaacgtttcattgctccatggccttgCTGTGAGAAACTGATTGGGTGAAggaaaagtgggcccgccaacgtgtgcgttagcgcttccttgatcattcatgggatgatctaatccgtccaactaggctggcgaatttggacggttgCGATAGTTTTAAGACAtccctgaacagtctatgctcgtcgagATTCTCCCAAAACAGCGCGGCCATCCTAATTTGGGTAAGCGTTTTGACGGCGCTGGGAGATGTatgtgtggtgttcgaccggctagggcactcgtgggcccgctggtggtcactatagcgattgcctagttctgctaggaataTGCCATGCTTATTAAATCGCGCGGCTAAaatgtgtggccgtgattgtttctgagactgacattaacagtctagaatttctttaagaataaatgtgtgttcaGTCACGCTAACTtttattaaaagtgtgtgaacgcgttgatctctttgtcagagagatatagcttgtatgagtatttttgtgcagatcccaatactatcacttcgggagattcatgctactctgttgagagtgagcattgatcgtcatgtcatgtcagtattgagagttcggctgagaacatagcatggaaaaataccaggcgtacaatgcattaaatggataatgctactaggaaaattcatagaatattcgggattgttgcaccattctgaatgaattccatacatattgaattgctcaatgagtgaagaggttttttgcactcatcacttcttaaatggatttatacccttgcagggcgtcagcgcattaaatacatggttttataattttaaccctattcgaaaaaccaccatcaacacacttgtatattggtctttggtaccatccaagttatctctctagtatttgatgaagactcgcagatttctatttgcttgagtatatatcaaatcgagagattgagatataaactctttgatatactttttatctagattaagtctgactgtctaattgattctctagaaagtatattggagtttgtccatgcatattgctaagcgaaatattgggtgtggatgTTAGACCCCAACTTTTTCAGTTAGTTAACtaacatttcttgttaaggcattcgattagacttgaataaccgaaacctccactttgataagtctaactaagatcaaataacttagtttctcttattcggaatcgaattggactaaacaattcatcccgaaaaccctttttgttaagccataaacaattcattcaaaccaaataaatcaacttgcataattatttacctcaaccggaagcaattgaaacaaacatagacattaaagtaccacaattgcaccgtaattttgtaagcctaaacaatctataccaaaccataaagcaagatagcaatagtttttcttaaccggaaacaattgaatcacatacacatccatacacaaataatggaataaacatccattgtaccgaaattttgttaagaaaaagcaacagaTATATGCAATAAAGTCAGGGTTTTCTTAAACCGGAAAACGATTAACCaaaaaattcgttacctcaagttccgtaTCCTCTTCTCCCAGAAAGATATGTCATTAGAGGAGAGAGAGGGTGTTTGCGACTCGGTTAGAATCGGCGATCGAATCAAGTcaaaattttctattttttttcgttttctttgtGAATCAAAACCATAAATTCAGGTGAATCTCTTCAATTTCTAATGATTGGTGTTACAAATATGAAGATTAATGATTGATAGGCTGCAGAAATCATCAAAGATCGATCAGAAGAAAAAATTTctgaatcgaaaaaaaaaaattgtttctgaatCTAGTTTTAGTTCTGGAAAAATGAGTTATAATTTTGAGAATAATCCTAAATGTTTTATTTCTGATGATAACATTGAAGAAAGTTTGAGTGAATGGAAATACCGTTTGATTGGAGGGTTAGATTTCGTTAAATTGAAAATTCAAACAACGGATTCGATTTTGAGATAACAATGGAAAACCAAAGGTTCAATTTAGTTAATTCCATTAGGTAAAGGCTTTTTTGTTATTAAACTggataatgaagaagataaacttcATATTTGGGGAGGAGATTGGAAGGTAGAAAATCAGAGTTTGAGATTAAGAGCACGGGAACCTAGTTTTAAACCTGAAGAACAAAAAACTACTTCTGCATTTGTCTGGGTGCAATTTCCATGTCTTAGTATGGAATACTGGAAAGAAAAGATCATTCTGAACATGGGAAATTCTTTAGGAAGATCTATCAAAGTAGATGAAACTACGTTTAAGAGAGAGATCGGGTATTATGCAAGTGTATTAGTTGAAATAGATATGTCAAGAATGATACCTAACAAGATATGGGTTGAATCCAAATATGGTacttttaaacaaaaaattaacatCCCTAAGGTTCCTAAATTATGCATTCATTGTCAAGTTGTTGGTCACTCTGTAAcaaaagatcaaagaagaaaattcCTGAACAAGCAGAGACAGTGCCTGTGGGTCAAACTAAGAAAGCTTGGAGAAAGGTTAattcaaataataataaaccatCTGATTTTGATATATGTTTTAGTGAAGAAGAAAGAGATCAGAATACTATGCATTCTCATATTCTAGATAGTGAAGGTGAGATTGTTGATACCATTGTTCACCAAATATCACAAGGTGGTGGAGgagaatcttctcttgataaggaATCTCATATTAAGGAAGTAGAAGTTAATTCAGGAAAATTTAAAATTCTCCAAAATCTGCCTGAAGAAATAGTGAGTTCTCCAACTTCATAAAATGGTGGAGGTAAAACCTCTTTTGGTAGTGCTCCTAAGGCAGAAGAATTTTTGAAATCTCCAAGTTCTTTTCCAGTCTTATATGCAACAAAAATATTGGAATTGGTATCTAGTGCTCCATCAGTTAATGAGGTTATTAATGTGATCCCTCCATTGGGAAATGGTGGTTTAACTGTAAAGCAGAAACCTGGAACCAATGTGACAACAAGAAAACATGCAGCTAGTTTAGTTTTAAATAATGGTAAAAAAGAGAGTCTGAGAAGAGcaaattcttctcaatctcaAATTTCTAAATGAAGATTGTATACTGGAATGTCAGAGGCCTGAGAAGAGTAAAGGACAAAGACAAACTAAAGAGTTTAGTTCATTCTTTTAGTCCAACAATTTTAATTCTTGCAGAACCAAAAATAAGGTATTCTTCTGATTTCATAAAAAAAGTAAAGTTATCTTGTGTGCACTATGaaataattcataattctactgaTGAGAATAAAGGTAATATCTGGATTCTTTGGAGTGCTTCTATAAAACCTCCAACAATAATATCATGCACAAGActagaaataacaattgcagtGGGAGGTACTTTAATTACTGGAGTCCATGCTGCATATTTGACTATAAATAGAAGGGAACTATGGAAAGATATGGAAGAAATAAATGTTCTAAATAAACCATGGCTTGTACTTGGTGATTTTAATGTAGTAACTTGCCTGGAGGAGAAGAGAGGTGGACTTAAGCCTTTAAGAATCTCAATGTTGGAATTTAATAATTGCTTAAATAGTTGTGTTTTGATTCAAGCACCAAAAACTGGCTGAGAATTCTCACGGTGTAATAATAGATCTGGAAAGAAGAGGATTGTATGCAATCTTGACAGGGAAGTGTTTAATTACAAGTGGCTGGAAATTTACCCAAGTTGGGGCTACAAAGTGGGAGCAAGAGGCATTTCTGATCGTGGTGTTCTTTATGGTGCTAATGTTGTTTTACCAAAGCCAAAAAATGTTCCCTTCAGAGCTCTAAAGGTTTGGAAAAATCATCCTTCGTTTAAAAAAATTGTTATAGATTCTTGGAATTCGGATATAATTGGAAATCCTAGTTTCATCTTTATGAGTAAACTAAAAAGACTCAAAAAAGATATTCAAAATTGGAACTGGAATTTTTTTGGAGATGTCACAAAAAAACTGAAACAAGCAGAACAAGATGTTATGAAGGCTTCATTATTATCTGACAAAAATCCTTTGGATTTAAATCTTTTGAACAATCTAGTAACAACAAGAGGGCATCAAGAGTTATTTTTggatgaacaaaaaaaaatcattcagcAGAAATCCAGAGTTCAATGGTTAAAAGAAGGAGCTGCAAATACAAAATTCTTCCACGTTAATCTCAAGATAAGACAAGCTCAGAATGTAATAATGGAATTTGAAAAACATGGAGGTGGTATTACTTCTAATCAAGAAGAGATAGCTGATATTTTAATCAAGCACTTTGAAGAAAAGTTCACATTTCAGGAAGTTCGTTTTATTTCAGAtatttttaaggatattcctaTGGTGGTGAATGAAGATGATAATATTCTACTTGAAACTACCCCAGAAGCAGAAGAAATAAGACAAACAGTCTTTGAATTAAATCCAGATAGTGCACCTGGACCAGATGGATTTGATGGTTGGTTTTACCGAGAAGTATGGGAGATCATTGGTGAAGATTTTATAACTGCTATTAAATTTTGGTGGAGTAGAGGTTTCATACCTAATGGCTTAAATGCAAATTTCTTACTACTCCTCCCAAAAGTCAAAAATGCTAAAAGCGGAAAGCAATTAGGCCAATTGGATTGATGAATTTCAGCtttaaagtaatcacaaaaattaTCACAAAAAGACTAACTGAAATGATCAAGAAGGTGGTATCTCCTCAACAGGGTGCTTTCATCAAGGGAAGAAACATCCAAGAGAAGATTGCATTGGCATCTGAATTAGTTAATGAAATGGAAAACAAGAGAAGAAGTGGAAATATGGGATTAAAACTTGATATTACCCAGGCATATGATTCTCTGAGTTGGGAATTTTTGTTTCAAGTCATGCAGAAGTTTGGATTTTCAAGAAATGTCATAAAATGGTTACATACTCTTCTCAAATCTGCAAGGATTTCTATTTTACTAAATGGTGGACCTGTGGGGTATTTCCAAGTGAGTAGAGGGTTGAGACAAGGTGACCCACTGtctcctcttcttttttttatagCTGAAGACCTCCTCAGCAGAACTTTGACAAGAATGATGCAAGAAAATCAAATCCATCCAATGGTTTCTAGAAAAAATATAAATCCTTCTCATATATTTTTTTGTAGATGACATATTTATACTCTGCAATGCTGATAAGAAAAATGTGAGAAAACTGTTAAAGGTTTTAAAAAACTATCAAGATGCTTCTGGTCatgtaattaacttagaaaaAAGCGAATGTTTTATAGATGGTACAAGTGAAGCAAGAAAACTCCAAATAACATAATTGTGTAATATGCCTCTCTCAACATTCCCTGACAAATATTTGGGAGTCATACTGGAACCAGGGAGAGTAAAATCTATTCAATTATGGAGCATAGTGGAGATGATGCAAGAAAGTTTGGATGGATGGAAAGGTAGATTACTCTCATTCCAAGAAAGATTGATTTTAGTAAAATTTGTACTTTGCAGTTTTCCCATTTATACAATGGCAGTTTATAAGTGGCCTAAAACAATAATAAAAGAATGTGAAAGAATCATCAGAAACTTTCTTTGGACTGGTGATTCTTCCACTAGAAAGGTGATAACTTTAAAATGGGATTCATTTTGTACCCCATTGGATGAAGGTGGTCTAGGTTTGAAAAGATTGGAAATTCTTAACAAAGCCATGCTAAtgaagctttattggaaaattttAAAGGGAGAAGATGAGATGTCAAGGTATTTTCAAGATAAGTATCAATATAAAAATGGTACATGGATTAATATTATAACAAATCCTCTATATGGCCAGGTTTACAATGGGTGGAAAATGATGTATTACAACATTCTAGATGGCTGGTGGGGGAAGGGAAGAGTATTTCAATTTGGAAGGATAATTGGATTAAAGAAAAAGCTTTGGTAGAATTGTACCCTGAAAATGAATTCTTGAAGCTATTTCCAGATATGAAAGTGTCTGACATTCTCTTAGATGGTGTCTGGGTTATTCCTACTGAAATGTTAGAGATGTTTGATATTAATGAACTCCCTGTTACTGATAATCAAGAAGATAGAAGAATTTGGAGTGCTAATCTAAATGGAGAATTTACAGTGGCTTCAGCAGTGGAGAGTATCAGAAAGAAACAACCAAAACTTCAGTGGACTAAAAAGGTATGGTCTCACTCAATCCATCCATCTATATCCAGTAATGTTTAGAAGCTGAAAAGAAATATTTGCCCTTGAAAATgcgaaggtacccaaatatacctcaagctaaaacttttcatacctataagtcatttctccgaaagtgattgtctatggactgagtcgagactatgcaactaatcggtttacacttcgtgtgatcatctatggatacgagatcgagacaatacaacaacgaagtatatttacttgacaaaaggttcggacttaaccaaataccatagaatttcttatcaagtaaataggaattaatgtttgtgtaatttagtttaactataataaaacaattaaaatgcggaaatataaagtaaatgacacaacaagtttggtaacgaggaaaccgcaaatgcaaaaaaaccccgagaccttgtccagaattgaatactctcaggattaagccgctacacaaaattaaaccaacttcgtatagttgagaccaagcaactaaacctatagttcacctagttccgtttgtattcccacgcctccaacttatgaataagccacatacttgaaacaattcctttggttcgtattctaaacagtaaaggaacaacaaatctgtttggtatcaactctcttcaaccaagtgatgtgagttcgacaaaggctcttctgtttatctcaaataaactccttcgtcgggttcttagatctatcttattctcaactaccagaggtaattgttaagattttgcaatcaatacttttaaccacaaagaattgtattgatgccgatctacacaactaatcaatacaatctaccacaaggataaaccgattatagttggatcctcttataccaaaacaagtattgtgcacaccaaagattatgaaccccaaatcagaaatcttcaatatcttctttgtcttcaaatcttcttagatcttcaataaacacctgcacacaacaacttgaatctcaatcacgcacagaacggagtctgttaacaatggattatcacaagatcgtcattAGAACTAAAAActgtctaaatatccctgtcgaaacttcgatctagtttgagtgaatattatatcaaaagagatgattctcaagcataaacaaactaggtgcaatcaaatttcaaccaccgttagtcaatcaaatcaatcaaaaacacaagataaaccgcaattatctagtttcccaccaacggtactaatagagcttctcaatcccacaTAAAAAGTTAagctgagcggccgtaagatatttcgcctaattagattactctcctctccaaataggcggctacaccagtaacaacacaatcgaggaagtttgctgtcacgaaggattagtttgctagaaatgcaaacttcaagtatttatagacaaggaagtttggacaccaaggaatttctaaaaccgaaaatattctcaagatatgcaatatattccaaattcggtttccataattcctggaaatgctttgtccaaaatattgaaatctctttggaaaatctttaactagtaaatgcacattactaattcttgttttcctaaaataaaagattcttaacttatttatctgtcgatcctgggattttcttcctttagctattaaggaataactttgaacaataaaagataaacattactgtacgtgttcaaagtatgtcgacatccttactttgtaagtcatctttcatacttacaaccttgaaaccgatttgccacacttcaaaacaagtttagaattggttcatctgactttcaataaccatgtgattgatcaagaacactcaatcacaaatcatgggtttaacggttctaccaaaacaagtttcggttctacctccatgtgagtactgtgcatagtcacactagctttccaaaattcggttgactaggtactaggatcgggtccttttgatggtggtttttagttcagggttaaatttataaaaccctgcatttaatatgccgttactctgcaaagaaacggagccatgtaaaagtgacgagtgttcaacctcttcactggcgtatttattgagcaacttaatatattcacatgaaatttatccagaatggtgcatgtagcaacaatcccagatattctgtaaattttggcaccttgcctgtattactcagttaatataaagtttctttgaatgctttctgtgctatgttccccggctgagcccttaatgttgatatggcatgacaatttgtgttcactcacagtagagtagcacgaatttccaagtatcaaggttaaggtccttgcataaagtatttaattgaaagcatactgctctcgggcaatgaacttaaagaactcttgTCAACACATAAaactcaatcaattttgtgataattcacaagattaaTATGTTACcgtgactaatttgcaaaaattagggttttgcgctctgcgcagtatattagaccttgcatGTCGAAATTTAGCCTAGGCGGACTAGGTaataatccgccatggattagttggtgcaaaatcctacctaaaataaaaaaacaaggaataaaaggagcctcagaataggagcagcaacaaaggaaggtgtggccatgccataggccagccggcgccacttgcaagtggccacaacCCATGCTGCTCGAACCGGCCCTTATTTCCTGTCGACCAACCAGGtcaccttaaacccgccacacgcacatgagttgtggctgtgCCCAAACTTGccagccctatttcccatcgaacaatcaggttgctttaaatcctccacacgcacaccagaagtgtggccacgcccatgcttggctgaCCCAtcttttttcgaccaatcagatcgctctaaACCTGTCAcagtatcaaaagaggcaaagttgtGCCAcaaggtcacaatgccaaattggctttccaaaatccGCACCAATaggctaattggcatgccaaacgtgccacttttccGCAGTAGCATGTCGATCGTGCCAACGTGACGTAAATAGCTCCCTACATGCTAACCTACCTCTTGTACGTGGCCAATGCCATGATgttcttaaattagggttttctagtcagaagcacgactctgctttaggcgcattaaccaaaaccctaatttccagttgtgtctcaaatcacgccactttgggccccacaacatgccacgagccatgcgggacccaggaaacccaagaatggcgccatatcatagccactcatAGAAAATCTTGCTCTTTAggccgtttccacattatggccttactatagttcctttggaatgactatggcgccgtttgcaaaaaaaagcgtcaccatgccgcagtcgcatgccacacgcactaattagggtttcggcatgccaaccCCTAATTTAGGCGAATTTGCTGCGCCAACCAAGACAAATAATGCTACCCATAGcactgggattgatgtggcaactagaacCAATGTTTCCAGAACCATATTTGGgtataacaccaatatgccaaaatagatgCCGTGGCTACGCCAGGCTCCACTATGCCACTGACATGCCGCTACatgccactacaccattggcatgtgAGAATGACaccactgtgctaccatcaggcgccagaagaatgtggccataatcaatggccaccctttctcatgagttacgatctcagtcGTCCATATTCGCCACATAattgacagacttgtggaaagttttgggcgaccaactaagacaagccaaataacatcacgtgctattctctcgtggaaagtctcctgactttgacttgccacacatagtaaCCTGCTACatcttttccatgaaaacactcgagacatcaaacatgtcacaaactgggggatgctcatcagggtattggtatggcggtttacagcatgcgacgtacaacatgcccattataagaaagtgtcataaagcaaggcagttagtggcggaaagaagtagtgggtgtaaactaacccgtctccttcatagtgggaacctggttttctggcatttacacacgaccccacttctccatcactcaatgattcccactttctacgagatcagggtgcgttcaatatgacttgtataaataggttctacctatttcaaccaaagaagaagagttttggttaacaacaacacaatatccagaaaacactaaacaactgatagct
Above is a genomic segment from Papaver somniferum cultivar HN1 chromosome 10, ASM357369v1, whole genome shotgun sequence containing:
- the LOC113316010 gene encoding uncharacterized protein LOC113316010, whose protein sequence is MHSLSSCWSLCNKRSKKKIPEQAETVPVGQTKKAWRKVNSNNNKPSDFDICFSEEERDQNTMHSHILDSEGEIVDTIVHQISQGGGGESSLDKESHIKEVEVNSGKFKILQNLPEEIVILYATKILELVSSAPSVNEVINVIPPLGNGGLTVKQKPGTNVTTRKHAASLVLNNEPKIRYSSDFIKKVKLSCVHYEIIHNSTDENKGNIWILWSASIKPPTIISCTRLEITIAVGGTLITGVHAAYLTINRRELWKDMEEINVLNKPWLVLGDFNVVTCLEEKRGGLKPLRISISGKKRIVCNLDREVFNYKWLEIYPSWGYKVGARGISDRGVLYGANVVLPKPKNVPFRALKVWKNHPSFKKIVIDSWNSDIIGNPSFIFMSKLKRLKKDIQNWNWNFFGDVTKKLKQAEQDVMKASLLSDKNPLDLNLLNNLVTTRGHQELFLDEQKKIIQQKSRVQWLKEGAANTKFFHVNLKIRQAQNVIMEFEKHGGGITSNQEEIADILIKHFEEKFTFQEVRFISDIFKDIPMVVNEDDNILLETTPEAEEIRQTVFELNPDSAPGPDGFDGWFYREVWEIIGEDFITAIKFWWSRGFIPNGLNANFLLLLPKVKNAKSGKQLGQLD